In a single window of the Streptomyces sp. NBC_00285 genome:
- a CDS encoding TolB family protein codes for MTRTTRLVTLLVAVVVLAAVGTGSVLYAAHRSGMRDRQQADGPAVRAGTVSLRPTAERRLLVRNLAWGPHRDEIATVPADDPQGPRTASGVKCLRFHAAAGTGICLQAVHGALQDTYRAVVLDAQLRVEHRFPAAGIPTRARVSPSGHMVAWTVFVSGDSYAGTNFSTRTSIVDTRTWAADDNLETFHVIKDGRTYHAPDTNIWGVTFADDHRFYATLATGGRTYLVRGDVTARTLTTLHPNVECPSLSPDGTRVAYKKRVKGASPDAPWRLYVLNLRTMKETATAESRTIDDQALWADGDTLVYALPGDYGSDLWTVPADGTGRARRLMTSAVAPAYLG; via the coding sequence ATGACCCGAACGACCCGTCTGGTGACCCTTCTTGTCGCCGTCGTGGTGCTCGCCGCGGTCGGCACCGGGTCGGTGCTGTACGCCGCCCATCGCTCGGGCATGCGGGACCGGCAGCAGGCGGATGGACCGGCCGTGCGGGCCGGCACCGTCTCGCTGCGCCCGACAGCCGAACGCAGGCTGCTGGTGCGGAACCTGGCCTGGGGCCCGCACCGCGACGAGATCGCCACCGTCCCCGCCGACGATCCGCAGGGCCCGCGCACCGCGTCGGGCGTGAAGTGCCTGCGCTTCCATGCGGCCGCCGGCACCGGCATCTGCCTCCAGGCCGTGCACGGCGCGCTGCAGGACACCTACCGCGCGGTGGTGCTCGACGCGCAGCTGCGCGTCGAGCACCGCTTCCCGGCCGCCGGCATCCCCACCCGGGCCCGGGTCTCGCCCTCCGGACACATGGTCGCCTGGACGGTGTTCGTCAGCGGGGACTCGTACGCCGGAACGAACTTCTCCACCCGTACCTCCATCGTCGACACCCGCACCTGGGCCGCCGACGACAACCTGGAGACCTTCCACGTCATCAAGGACGGCCGGACCTACCACGCGCCGGACACCAACATCTGGGGCGTCACCTTCGCCGACGACCACCGCTTCTACGCGACGCTGGCGACCGGCGGCCGGACCTACCTCGTGCGGGGCGACGTCACCGCACGCACCCTCACCACCCTGCACCCCAACGTCGAATGCCCCTCCCTCTCACCGGACGGGACCCGCGTCGCGTACAAGAAGCGCGTCAAGGGAGCCTCGCCGGACGCCCCCTGGCGCCTGTACGTCCTGAACCTGCGCACCATGAAGGAGACCGCGACCGCCGAGTCCCGCACCATCGACGACCAGGCACTGTGGGCCGACGGCGACACCCTTGTCTACGCCCTCCCCGGCGACTACGGCTCGGACCTGTGGACCGTCCCCGCCGACGGCACCGGTAGGGCCCGCCGCCTGATGACCTCCGCGGTCGCCCCCGCCTATCTGGGGTGA
- a CDS encoding glycoside hydrolase family 16 protein, producing MSESSGMSRRRRALVAVLSTLGLAAAAAGAATLPANASAPTPPSGWSQVFLDDFNGSAGTGVSTSNWQYATGTSYPGGPANWGTGEVETMTNSTSNVSLDGNGNLRITPLRDAAGNWTSGRIETRRTDFQPPAGGKLRVEARIQMPNVTGTAAEGYWPAFWALGAPYRGNYQNWPSVGELDIMENVQGMNRVWATMHCGTNPGGVCNETTGLGNNVACPGSTCQSAFHTYTMEWDRSVSPETIRFLVDGTQYHSVNASQMDATTWANATNHGYFVILNVAMGGAFPDAFGGGLDSGTQSGVPMTVDYVQVLSAGGSGTTPPPSGGRDAYGTIQAESYNGQSGVSTETTTDTGGGQDIGSLANGDWALYQNVTFGSTAATQFVARVASGAGNGVSGLVEVRLDSPTATPVGSFSVANTGGWQSWRTVPANMGSVTGTHNVYLTFTSGQPADFVNVNWFNFGH from the coding sequence ATGAGTGAATCCTCCGGCATGTCCCGACGGCGACGAGCCCTCGTCGCCGTCCTGTCCACACTCGGTCTCGCCGCCGCGGCCGCAGGCGCCGCCACCCTGCCCGCGAACGCCTCCGCACCCACACCCCCGTCCGGCTGGTCACAGGTCTTCCTCGACGACTTCAACGGCTCCGCGGGCACCGGCGTCTCCACCTCCAACTGGCAGTACGCGACCGGGACCTCGTACCCCGGCGGCCCCGCGAACTGGGGCACCGGCGAGGTCGAGACGATGACCAACAGCACCAGCAACGTCTCCCTCGACGGCAACGGCAACCTGCGCATCACCCCGCTCCGCGACGCGGCCGGCAACTGGACCTCGGGCCGCATCGAGACCAGGCGCACCGACTTCCAGCCCCCGGCCGGCGGCAAACTGCGCGTCGAGGCGCGCATCCAGATGCCCAACGTCACCGGCACCGCCGCCGAGGGCTACTGGCCCGCCTTCTGGGCGCTGGGCGCGCCCTACCGCGGCAACTACCAGAACTGGCCGAGCGTCGGCGAGCTGGACATCATGGAGAACGTCCAGGGCATGAACCGCGTCTGGGCCACCATGCACTGCGGCACCAACCCGGGTGGCGTGTGCAACGAGACGACGGGCCTGGGCAACAACGTCGCCTGTCCCGGCTCTACCTGCCAGTCGGCGTTCCACACCTACACGATGGAGTGGGACCGCTCGGTGAGCCCCGAGACCATCCGCTTCCTCGTGGACGGCACCCAGTACCACTCGGTCAACGCGAGCCAGATGGACGCGACGACCTGGGCCAACGCCACGAACCACGGCTACTTCGTCATCCTCAACGTGGCGATGGGCGGCGCCTTCCCGGACGCGTTCGGCGGTGGTCTGGACTCCGGCACCCAGTCCGGTGTGCCCATGACCGTCGACTACGTCCAGGTCCTGTCGGCCGGTGGGAGCGGTACCACGCCTCCGCCGTCGGGCGGGAGGGACGCCTACGGCACGATCCAGGCGGAGTCCTACAACGGGCAGAGCGGCGTGAGCACCGAGACCACGACGGACACCGGCGGCGGCCAGGACATCGGCTCCCTCGCGAACGGGGACTGGGCGCTCTACCAGAACGTCACCTTCGGTTCCACCGCGGCGACCCAGTTCGTCGCCCGGGTCGCGAGCGGCGCCGGGAACGGTGTCAGCGGTCTGGTCGAGGTGCGTCTGGACAGCCCGACCGCCACGCCCGTCGGCAGCTTCTCCGTCGCCAACACGGGCGGCTGGCAGTCCTGGCGGACGGTCCCGGCGAACATGGGCTCCGTCACCGGGACCCACAACGTCTATCTGACCTTCACCAGCGGCCAGCCGGCCGACTTCGTGAACGTGAACTGGTTCAACTTCGGTCACTGA
- a CDS encoding L,D-transpeptidase — MGDSHISNRSELSERWSRRGVLAALGAVPAATLLAGCSDGSADASPGSGSTASVQAATKKAAVSVTPADGTRKADFAAPVEVTVTDGTLASVKVTGNDGSTLAGSYDDTRTKWTSSDNPYSGTKYTVAVTAQGGTEERSTFTTKSPGETFVGYFTPEADSTSGVGMPVSLNFSHAVSDRAAVQKAITVTAEPAAEIVGHWFSDTRLDFRPETYWAAGTKITLGLRLKDVQGADGVYGMQSKDVTFHIGRAQISTVDLGSKEMVVKRDGATLATYPVSGGNSDHTTWSGIMVISERFKQTRMESSTVGLGDEYDISDVPHAQRLTTSGTFVHGNYWASTSVFGSQNTSHGCVGLHDAKGADNPSVAGYKFYDSSMLGDVVIVKNSGDRTVEASNGLNGWNLSWADWKAGSAV; from the coding sequence GTGGGCGACTCGCACATATCGAACCGGTCCGAGCTGTCGGAGAGGTGGTCCCGGCGCGGGGTCCTCGCCGCACTCGGCGCCGTACCGGCCGCGACCCTGCTGGCGGGGTGCAGCGACGGTTCGGCGGACGCGTCGCCAGGGTCGGGGTCGACCGCGTCCGTGCAGGCGGCGACCAAGAAGGCGGCCGTCTCCGTCACCCCCGCGGACGGCACCAGGAAGGCGGACTTCGCCGCTCCCGTCGAGGTCACGGTGACGGACGGAACCCTCGCCTCGGTGAAGGTGACCGGCAACGACGGCTCGACGCTCGCCGGGTCCTACGACGACACCAGGACGAAGTGGACGTCGTCGGACAACCCGTACTCGGGCACCAAGTACACGGTCGCGGTCACGGCGCAGGGCGGCACCGAGGAGAGGTCCACCTTCACCACGAAGTCCCCCGGCGAGACGTTCGTGGGCTACTTCACCCCCGAGGCGGACTCCACCTCCGGCGTGGGCATGCCCGTGTCGCTCAACTTCTCGCACGCCGTGTCCGACCGGGCCGCCGTCCAGAAGGCGATCACCGTCACCGCGGAGCCCGCGGCCGAGATCGTGGGCCACTGGTTCAGCGACACCCGGCTCGACTTCCGGCCCGAGACCTACTGGGCGGCCGGCACGAAGATCACACTCGGACTGCGGCTCAAGGACGTCCAGGGCGCGGACGGCGTCTATGGCATGCAGTCCAAGGACGTCACCTTCCACATCGGCCGCGCGCAGATCAGCACCGTCGACCTCGGCAGCAAGGAGATGGTCGTCAAGCGGGACGGCGCCACCCTCGCCACCTATCCGGTCAGCGGCGGCAACTCCGACCACACCACGTGGTCCGGGATCATGGTGATCAGCGAGCGGTTCAAACAGACCCGCATGGAGTCCTCGACCGTCGGGCTGGGCGACGAGTACGACATCTCCGACGTCCCGCACGCCCAGCGCCTGACCACCTCCGGCACCTTCGTGCACGGCAACTACTGGGCGTCGACCTCGGTGTTCGGCAGCCAGAACACCAGCCACGGCTGTGTCGGCCTGCATGACGCCAAGGGGGCGGACAACCCGTCCGTGGCCGGCTACAAGTTCTACGACAGTTCCATGCTCGGCGACGTCGTCATCGTGAAGAACTCCGGCGACAGGACCGTGGAGGCGTCGAACGGGCTCAACGGTTGGAACCTGTCATGGGCGGACTGGAAGGCGGGCAGCGCGGTTTAG
- a CDS encoding MMPL family transporter: MLSTLSRAATRRPLTVIGLWLVFLLLGFGLGTGVFADLSDDVPDVPGTESDTADDHLSGVDPTGESVTAVVAGEAVSDAALRAQVERTVAEVRQIAGVAAVPDPYTTPGLTARDGQALIVPVTFEGGLSDEAEERATDTAVETIKRIDAPDVHVSGGELLGRQLGERAQEDVKKAELISLPVVLALLIVVFGGLRAAALPLVIAVSGIAGAFLGLFAFSQVTDISVYAIQVTTMLGLGLAIDYALLMLVRFREERRRTDDVVEAVHRTVDAAGRTVLFSGLTVAVSLTGLLVFPSVFLRSMGLAVAAVVVVDMLAAVTLLPALLTRFGGRIRPAKARSEDEEGRFFARLARLAQRRRIAVLATVVPALLLLALPVTGMRIAIGDARQLPADTEARQLYDTVDAHFPKGTGVSPVVVVLKPGTDTATADRIRALVPRSETRELPGGESVVELQPTGSVDGTAATDLVERVREVRGDEPVEVTGVAARLVDFRAMLAVRAPWAALTVLTGIFVLLFAFTGSVLLPLRTIATTLLSLGAALGVVVWVFQDGHGAGLLGGEGLGALSLTAPPLIVSIAFGLAMDYEIFILARMRESRSANARRTPAASGPSSGGAPAGRRGTGGDLPTGSTASRRTGDDQEAVVTGLRRSGRVVTCAALLLAIVFGAFMTGGFSPILQIGLGLTLAVLIDATVVRMLLVPATMALLGRHAWWAPKPLRRLHDRFGLREAATPRRTVPTHT, encoded by the coding sequence GTGCTCTCCACACTGTCCCGGGCAGCGACCCGCCGCCCCCTGACCGTCATCGGCCTCTGGTTGGTGTTCCTGCTGCTCGGCTTCGGCCTGGGGACGGGCGTCTTCGCCGACCTCTCCGACGACGTGCCCGACGTGCCCGGCACCGAGTCCGACACGGCCGACGACCATCTCTCCGGCGTGGATCCGACCGGCGAGTCCGTCACCGCGGTCGTCGCGGGCGAGGCCGTCTCCGACGCCGCCCTGCGCGCCCAGGTCGAGCGGACCGTCGCCGAGGTCCGTCAGATCGCCGGGGTGGCCGCCGTACCCGACCCGTACACCACGCCCGGTCTCACCGCCCGCGACGGACAGGCACTGATCGTCCCCGTCACCTTCGAGGGCGGCCTCAGCGACGAGGCCGAGGAGAGGGCGACGGACACGGCCGTCGAGACGATCAAGCGGATCGACGCGCCCGACGTCCATGTCAGCGGCGGCGAACTGCTCGGCCGGCAGCTCGGCGAACGGGCCCAGGAGGACGTGAAGAAAGCCGAGTTGATCTCCCTGCCGGTCGTACTCGCCCTGCTGATCGTCGTGTTCGGCGGACTGCGCGCCGCCGCGCTGCCGCTGGTGATCGCGGTGAGCGGGATCGCGGGGGCGTTCCTGGGGCTGTTCGCCTTCAGCCAGGTCACCGACATCTCGGTGTACGCGATCCAGGTCACCACCATGCTCGGCCTCGGACTCGCCATCGACTACGCCCTGTTGATGCTGGTCCGCTTCCGCGAGGAACGCCGGCGTACAGACGACGTAGTGGAAGCCGTGCACCGCACGGTCGACGCAGCCGGCCGCACCGTCCTGTTCTCCGGGCTCACCGTCGCCGTCAGCCTGACCGGGCTGCTGGTCTTCCCGAGCGTGTTCCTGCGCAGCATGGGACTCGCCGTCGCCGCCGTCGTGGTGGTCGACATGCTGGCCGCGGTCACCCTGCTGCCCGCGCTGCTCACGAGGTTCGGTGGGAGGATCCGGCCCGCCAAGGCGCGCTCCGAGGACGAGGAAGGACGCTTCTTCGCCCGTCTCGCCCGCCTCGCGCAACGCCGCCGTATCGCCGTCCTGGCCACCGTCGTCCCGGCCCTGCTGCTCCTCGCCCTGCCCGTGACGGGTATGCGGATCGCCATCGGGGACGCCCGGCAACTGCCCGCCGACACCGAGGCGCGCCAGTTGTACGACACCGTCGACGCGCACTTCCCGAAAGGCACCGGTGTCTCTCCCGTGGTCGTCGTCCTCAAGCCCGGCACCGACACCGCGACCGCCGACCGCATCCGCGCCCTGGTCCCGCGGTCCGAGACCCGCGAACTGCCGGGCGGCGAAAGCGTCGTGGAGCTGCAGCCGACCGGCAGCGTGGACGGCACAGCGGCCACCGACCTGGTCGAGCGGGTACGGGAGGTGCGCGGCGACGAGCCCGTCGAGGTGACCGGGGTCGCGGCCCGGCTGGTCGACTTCCGCGCGATGCTCGCCGTACGGGCACCCTGGGCGGCCCTGACCGTCCTTACCGGCATCTTCGTGCTCCTGTTCGCGTTCACCGGCTCGGTACTGCTCCCGTTGCGCACGATCGCGACCACGCTGCTCAGCCTGGGCGCCGCGCTGGGTGTGGTGGTGTGGGTCTTCCAGGACGGCCACGGGGCCGGGCTGCTGGGCGGCGAGGGACTGGGCGCGCTCAGCCTGACCGCACCGCCGCTGATCGTCTCGATCGCCTTCGGACTCGCCATGGACTACGAGATCTTCATCCTGGCCCGGATGCGGGAGAGCCGGTCGGCGAACGCCCGTCGTACGCCCGCCGCCTCGGGCCCCTCCTCCGGGGGAGCGCCTGCCGGACGCCGTGGCACAGGCGGGGATCTGCCGACCGGCTCCACGGCGTCCCGACGCACAGGCGACGACCAGGAGGCCGTGGTGACCGGGCTGCGCCGGTCCGGCCGGGTCGTCACCTGCGCCGCCCTGCTCCTCGCCATCGTCTTCGGCGCCTTCATGACCGGCGGCTTCTCGCCCATCCTGCAGATCGGCCTCGGCCTGACCCTGGCCGTGCTGATCGACGCGACGGTCGTACGGATGCTGCTCGTCCCGGCGACCATGGCGCTGCTCGGCCGACACGCCTGGTGGGCGCCGAAGCCGCTGCGCAGGCTGCACGACCGGTTCGGACTGCGGGAGGCGGCGACGCCCCGGCGGACCGTGCCGACGCACACCTGA
- a CDS encoding VOC family protein, with protein MSEVPPAVRELRLVVTAEDYDEALTFYRDVLGLPERAAFSSPDGRVTILEAGRATLELTDPNHAAFIDEVEVGKRVAGHIRVAFEVDDSAATTARLAEAGAQVVAEPTRTPWNSLNSRLEAPGSLQLTLFTELDQPD; from the coding sequence ATGTCCGAGGTACCGCCCGCCGTCCGTGAACTCCGTCTCGTGGTCACGGCCGAGGACTACGACGAGGCGTTGACTTTCTACCGGGACGTCCTGGGGTTGCCCGAACGGGCCGCGTTCTCCTCGCCGGACGGCCGGGTCACCATCCTGGAGGCCGGGCGGGCGACGCTGGAGCTGACCGATCCGAACCATGCGGCGTTCATCGACGAGGTCGAGGTGGGGAAGCGGGTCGCGGGGCACATCCGGGTGGCGTTCGAGGTGGACGACTCGGCAGCCACGACAGCCAGGCTGGCCGAGGCCGGTGCGCAGGTGGTCGCCGAGCCGACGCGTACGCCCTGGAACTCCCTCAACTCCCGCCTGGAGGCGCCCGGTTCGCTCCAGCTGACACTGTTCACGGAACTGGACCAGCCGGACTAG
- a CDS encoding response regulator transcription factor, with the protein MSIRVVVADDQELVRSGFSMILEAQQDIEVVAEAGNGAEAVDAVRRHTPDVLLLDIRMPVMDGLEAARRVCAQSSCKVVMLTTFDLDEYVYDALYAGASGFLLKDVRRDDLVHAVRVVAGGDSLLAPAVTRRLVADIVRRRREEAVTGATPDRLDVLTAREVETLRMLARGLSNAEIATALFVSEHTVKTHVSNVLSKLGLRDRVQAVICAYETGLVAPGAP; encoded by the coding sequence GTGAGCATCCGGGTGGTCGTCGCCGACGACCAGGAACTGGTCCGCAGCGGCTTCAGCATGATCCTGGAGGCGCAGCAGGACATCGAGGTGGTCGCCGAGGCCGGCAACGGCGCCGAGGCGGTCGACGCGGTGCGCCGGCACACCCCCGACGTGCTGCTCCTCGACATCCGGATGCCCGTGATGGACGGCCTGGAGGCGGCCCGGCGGGTGTGCGCGCAGTCAAGCTGCAAGGTGGTCATGCTGACCACGTTCGACCTCGACGAGTACGTGTACGACGCGCTCTACGCGGGCGCGAGCGGCTTCCTCCTCAAGGATGTGCGCCGGGACGACCTCGTGCACGCGGTCCGCGTGGTCGCCGGAGGTGACTCCCTGCTCGCCCCGGCGGTCACCCGCCGCCTGGTCGCGGACATCGTGCGCCGCCGCCGCGAGGAGGCCGTCACCGGGGCCACCCCGGACCGTCTGGACGTCCTGACGGCCCGGGAGGTGGAGACCCTGCGGATGCTGGCGCGGGGCCTGTCCAACGCGGAGATCGCCACGGCCCTCTTCGTGAGCGAGCACACGGTGAAGACCCATGTCAGCAATGTGCTGAGCAAGTTGGGGCTCAGGGACAGGGTGCAGGCGGTGATCTGCGCGTACGAGACGGGGCTGGTGGCCCCGGGCGCCCCCTAG
- a CDS encoding sensor histidine kinase: MSAARSWYAPVVARLRTTNPYVVDSALAVLVLFAASLQWMFPDEGDDPLSLVGWLLGAATAVPLVWRRRYPYACALAVSAATTAMAYYHAPPPDVLYGGLVVLYTMAARGLPWQRRTMLASWLLGAVVTMQQREHSEPFEYAFHLTGMICAYGLGVLARVQRAYTAAVEDRARRLEREQAAETARAIAQERARIARDMHDILAHAVSLMVVQAEAGPVVLRSDPVRAEAAFDAIAASGRDAMDQLRRILGVLKEEERRSGAHRLPQPDLAGLPALVRQVSGSTDLRVELSVRGRPRPLPPDTEVAAYRAVQEALTNTVKHAYASCAQVELDWAEDELTLTVTDDGRGPGHSDGGHGLIGLRERAAACGGSAETGPGPEGGFRVAVRLPAGADREAALG; the protein is encoded by the coding sequence ATGTCCGCCGCCCGGTCCTGGTACGCCCCCGTCGTCGCCCGTCTGCGGACGACGAACCCGTACGTCGTCGACAGCGCGCTCGCCGTGCTGGTGCTGTTCGCCGCGTCCCTGCAGTGGATGTTCCCGGACGAGGGGGACGACCCGCTGAGCCTGGTGGGCTGGCTGCTGGGGGCCGCCACCGCGGTCCCCCTGGTGTGGCGGCGCCGCTACCCGTACGCGTGCGCCCTGGCGGTGTCGGCGGCCACCACGGCGATGGCCTACTACCACGCGCCACCGCCCGACGTGCTCTACGGCGGCCTCGTCGTCCTCTACACCATGGCCGCCCGGGGCCTGCCCTGGCAGCGCCGCACGATGCTGGCGAGCTGGCTGCTCGGGGCCGTGGTGACCATGCAGCAAAGGGAGCACTCCGAGCCCTTCGAGTACGCCTTCCACCTCACCGGCATGATCTGCGCCTACGGCCTCGGCGTACTGGCCCGGGTGCAGCGCGCGTACACCGCCGCCGTCGAGGACCGGGCTCGCCGGCTCGAACGGGAGCAGGCCGCGGAGACCGCGAGGGCCATCGCCCAGGAACGGGCCCGGATCGCCCGGGACATGCACGACATCCTGGCGCACGCGGTGAGCCTGATGGTCGTCCAGGCGGAGGCCGGGCCGGTCGTCCTGCGCAGCGATCCGGTGCGGGCCGAGGCGGCGTTCGACGCCATCGCGGCCAGCGGACGGGACGCAATGGACCAACTGCGGCGGATCCTCGGGGTGTTGAAGGAGGAGGAGCGCCGAAGCGGCGCTCACCGGCTGCCCCAGCCGGACCTCGCCGGACTCCCGGCCCTGGTCCGTCAGGTCTCCGGCTCGACGGATCTGCGGGTCGAGTTGAGCGTCCGCGGCCGGCCCCGCCCGCTGCCGCCGGACACCGAGGTCGCCGCCTACCGCGCGGTGCAGGAAGCCCTGACCAACACCGTGAAGCACGCGTACGCTTCCTGCGCACAGGTGGAACTCGACTGGGCGGAGGACGAGTTGACCCTCACGGTGACCGACGACGGCAGGGGCCCCGGGCACTCGGACGGCGGGCACGGGCTGATCGGCCTCAGGGAGCGGGCGGCCGCCTGCGGGGGCAGCGCCGAGACCGGACCCGGTCCGGAAGGGGGCTTCCGGGTCGCCGTACGGCTGCCCGCCGGCGCGGACCGGGAGGCGGCCCTCGGGTGA
- a CDS encoding IclR family transcriptional regulator, translating into MTVRSAPDRLLSVLAAFDHHHPALSLSDISRRAGLTLTTTHRLVGALTDWGALERDDSGVYHVGLRLWEVAALAPRGVALRQLALPYLEDLYEATHENVQLAVRDGSDVIYIEWIAGRSSVGVHIRVGARWPLHATGVGLVLLAHCEPREQEEYCAGPLAVFTPYTLTEPAKLRRVLAEVRRTGVAVSSRQVTDDALSVAAPVRGPDGAVIAAVSVVVPQGDAQVPALIPAVRLAALGISRALGWQPTATPRSGAGYPSHR; encoded by the coding sequence ATGACCGTGCGTTCCGCGCCGGACCGGCTGCTGTCCGTGCTCGCCGCGTTCGACCACCACCACCCGGCGCTGTCCCTGTCCGACATCAGCCGGCGGGCGGGGCTGACCCTGACGACCACGCACCGGCTGGTGGGCGCGCTGACCGACTGGGGCGCCCTGGAACGGGACGACTCCGGCGTCTACCACGTCGGCCTGAGGCTGTGGGAGGTCGCCGCCCTCGCGCCGCGCGGCGTCGCCCTGCGGCAGCTGGCCCTGCCGTATCTGGAGGACCTGTACGAAGCCACCCACGAGAACGTGCAGTTGGCGGTGCGGGACGGCTCGGACGTCATCTACATCGAGTGGATCGCGGGCCGTTCGTCGGTCGGCGTGCACATCCGGGTCGGGGCCCGCTGGCCGCTGCACGCCACCGGGGTCGGCCTGGTCCTGCTGGCCCACTGCGAGCCGCGGGAGCAGGAGGAGTACTGCGCGGGCCCGCTCGCCGTCTTCACGCCGTACACCCTCACCGAACCGGCGAAGCTGCGCCGGGTCCTGGCCGAGGTCCGGCGCACCGGCGTCGCGGTGAGCAGCCGTCAGGTCACCGACGACGCCCTGTCGGTGGCGGCCCCCGTGCGGGGCCCGGACGGGGCGGTGATCGCCGCGGTGTCGGTCGTCGTGCCCCAGGGCGACGCCCAGGTACCGGCGTTGATCCCGGCGGTACGGCTGGCGGCACTCGGGATATCGCGGGCACTGGGCTGGCAGCCCACGGCCACGCCCCGCTCGGGCGCCGGATATCCCTCGCACCGGTGA
- a CDS encoding MarR family winged helix-turn-helix transcriptional regulator: protein MRGLHADTGYLLYRLGLRSGQLFNTFLQESGLRLRHYAVLRYLTGSDGALQRELSTRLGYDPSAIVGLVDDLEKLGMTERRPSPDDRRSKIVTLTENGRAFLRGTDEAGRRVTNDLLAPLDAAERETLQALLLRVADQP from the coding sequence ATGCGCGGGCTGCACGCGGACACCGGTTACCTGCTGTACCGCCTGGGCCTGCGCTCGGGTCAGCTGTTCAACACCTTCCTCCAGGAGTCGGGGCTGCGCCTGCGCCACTACGCGGTGCTGCGCTACCTCACCGGATCCGACGGCGCCCTCCAGCGGGAGCTGAGCACACGGCTCGGCTACGACCCCAGCGCGATCGTCGGCCTGGTCGACGACCTGGAGAAGCTCGGGATGACCGAGCGCCGCCCCTCTCCCGACGACCGCCGCAGCAAGATCGTCACCCTCACCGAGAACGGCCGGGCCTTCCTGCGCGGCACCGACGAGGCGGGCCGCCGGGTGACCAACGACCTGCTCGCCCCGCTCGACGCCGCCGAACGCGAGACGCTCCAGGCCCTCCTCCTGAGAGTCGCCGACCAGCCATGA
- a CDS encoding SDR family NAD(P)-dependent oxidoreductase: MPSIDLTGKVAVVTGSGRGLGLAYAHALAAHGASVVVNDVDEAVAEQAVKSITEAGGRAVAEVVPVGTTEAAERLVNRAVEEFGRLDILVTNAGILRDKVLWKMTDDDFDAVITTHLKGTFTCARAAAVRMREQGEGGTLILVGSPAGQRGNFGQTNYSAAKAGIAAFARTWSMELGRAGITVNAIVPVAATAMTETIPAFAPYIEAMKNGEALPDFLRKGEGFGTPEDCAAVVPFLASEAARSVTGQAIGIGGDKVALWSHPQEISAAYADGGWTPSTLADAFPTSVGAELQTVGIPAPKLPEA; encoded by the coding sequence GTGCCCAGCATCGATCTCACCGGCAAGGTCGCCGTCGTCACCGGCAGTGGCCGGGGCCTCGGCCTCGCCTACGCGCACGCCCTCGCCGCCCACGGCGCCTCCGTGGTCGTCAACGACGTCGACGAGGCGGTCGCCGAGCAGGCCGTGAAGTCCATCACCGAGGCGGGCGGAAGGGCCGTCGCCGAGGTGGTCCCGGTCGGCACCACCGAGGCCGCCGAGCGGCTCGTGAACCGGGCGGTGGAGGAGTTCGGGCGGCTCGACATCCTGGTCACCAACGCCGGCATCCTGCGCGACAAGGTGCTCTGGAAGATGACCGACGACGACTTCGACGCGGTGATCACCACCCACCTCAAGGGCACCTTCACCTGCGCCCGCGCCGCCGCCGTCCGCATGCGTGAGCAGGGCGAGGGCGGCACCCTCATCCTGGTCGGCTCCCCGGCCGGCCAGCGCGGCAACTTCGGGCAGACGAACTACTCCGCCGCCAAGGCCGGCATCGCCGCCTTCGCCCGCACCTGGTCCATGGAGCTCGGCCGCGCGGGCATCACCGTCAACGCGATCGTGCCCGTGGCGGCCACCGCGATGACCGAGACCATCCCCGCCTTCGCCCCGTACATCGAGGCCATGAAGAACGGCGAGGCGCTCCCGGACTTCCTGCGCAAGGGCGAGGGCTTCGGCACCCCCGAGGACTGCGCGGCCGTCGTTCCCTTCCTCGCCTCCGAGGCGGCCCGCTCCGTCACCGGACAGGCGATCGGCATCGGCGGCGACAAGGTGGCACTCTGGTCCCATCCGCAGGAGATCAGCGCGGCCTACGCCGACGGGGGCTGGACCCCCAGCACCCTGGCCGACGCCTTCCCGACCTCGGTCGGCGCCGAACTCCAGACGGTCGGCATCCCGGCGCCGAAGCTTCCGGAGGCGTGA